In Festucalex cinctus isolate MCC-2025b chromosome 5, RoL_Fcin_1.0, whole genome shotgun sequence, a single genomic region encodes these proteins:
- the adgra2 gene encoding adhesion G protein-coupled receptor A2, which translates to MSAPGLGIPVLPARVVLMLLLLLAAPGPRPSRACRGLLGCSCSEERSKAHGGQPVGRRVSCGKEELSEPPEASLLPNRTVTLILSHNKIRVLNNGSFFGLNALEKLDLKHNLISTIMPGAFQGLSELRKLDLSNNRIGCLTSDMFQGLTNLTKLNLSGNIISTLDPGVFQELPSLKLVNFNSEYLSCDCRLRWIPGFFRSSSARLGDETLCAYPRSLRGKPLRGLRESQLNCDGPLDLHTLTLLPSQRQVVFKGDRLPFHCTAALVDKVTALHWRHNGQLVTSDPEKGVQLESNVLHDCTFITSELILFDVHVEASGEWGCVVTSGRGNTSRSVEIVVLENSASFCPEDKVVNNRGEFRWPRTLAGITSHQYCLQLRYPSLSVEGDVEQKKASRLCDRFGKWQEGNYTNCHYTNGITRVLHTFILRPINTSNAVTLAHQVRKYTLEAAGFTDSVDVLYVAQMMEKFMEYVRQLEELPGVLVEMGSNLMQVDDQILALAQREKRACSSIVGSLESLAWPQLHSHAQDFSMVSRNIVMEAHLIRPAHFTGITCTAYERRELSTAAVGMEMTAFTHEQQLRFRCSTGSHNTSLNNFPLKNSVAVASVTLPATLFPADAPPDCKLQFVAFRSGSFFPLTGNSSNSAGHSRRRSVNTPVIYVGLDGCSMWNHSEPVWVSLRHLSPGSDAVAAQWSPKTLNKHGGWSPEGCQLVHSDSSTSTMRCSLLSNYAVLQEVPDFPNSSPLSVRVLHPVVYACTALLLLCLFTIIITHILHHSSIHVSRKSWHTLLNTCFHIAMTTAIYVGGISLTSYPIVCQAVGIALHYSSLSTLLWIGVSARVIYKEAMWRMPLAPEGDSTLPPTQRPMLRFYLIAGGVPLIICGITAAVNVSNYGDNSPYCWLVWRPSLGAFFVPAGLVLLVTWIYFLCTVFCLRHRPAKECTGTAPSSPVTESQPALAGSISLLSTDSAVAPLNSSAASEDQYSLKTQFLILAATHFLFVVLWCCGAMAVFLTGHASLLFSSLYGMVASALGVFLVAHHCFRRADVQASWLPCCPGHGAARPASTYAHACATGSGARSSERESQLYINCHQPGDSHNSSSTPSAISSVGPGPCKLTNLLQVTQDALSDASRAAAGINAGTSTDNVAKASNNIFPGVHASVPVHPQRRKVNSRTKQGSSQYHHRGDGRGHYRLKALRTAGGGGSLGALGPAAHKQATSENGSVHHSLPESRAGPPSNGKRAGQSVATSPSEGSDGGSSGTRKPYPLLPSIASRVTMNGAHRRCISRDNLKLAAASEREAKRCSYPLNSITTTVPGAAAPNGTLKNSVRELEHDMSGTDHSQSSVGVKSSLWKSETTV; encoded by the exons TGACCTATCCAACAACCGCATTGGCTGCCTGACTTCAGACATGTTCCAAGGGCTGACTAATCTCACTAAATT GAATTTATCTGGAAACATCATATCAACCTTGGATCCAGGCGTGTTTCAGGAGCTACCATCCCTCAAGCTCGT GAACTTCAACTCCGAATATCTGTCATGCGACTGCCGCCTGCGCTGGATCCCAGGCTTCTTTCGCAGCAGCTCAGCTCGACTGGGGGATGAAACGCTGTGTGCTTACCCGAGAAGCCTAAGGGGGAAACCCCTACGAGGACTTCGGGAAAGCCAGTTGAACTGTG ACGGCCCTCTGGACCTGCACACCCTGACACTGCTGCCCTCTCAGCGTCAGGTGGTCTTCAAAGGGGATCGGCTGCCGTTCCACTGTACCGCCGCCCTGGTGGATAAAGTCACCGCTTTGCACTGGCGTCATAATGGTCAGCTGGTGACCTCTGACCCGGAGAAAGGTGTCCAATTGGAGAGCAATGTCTTGCATGACTGCACCTTCATTACCAG TGAGCTTATCCTATTCGACGTGCATGTGGAGGCAAGTGGAGAGTGGGGGTGTGTGGTTACATCCGGGAGGGGAAACACATCTCGCTCTGTTGAAATAGTGGTGCTAGAGAACAGCGCCTCCTTCTGCCCAGAGGATAAAGTTGTCAACAACCGGGGCGAGTTCAG GTGGCCAAGAACTCTGGCAGGCATCACCTCTCATCAGTACTGCCTGCAGCTGCGTTACCCGTCACTGTCTGTTGAGGGCGACGTGGAGCAGAAAAAGGCCTCTCGCCTCTGTGACCGCTTTGGGAAGTGGCAGGAGGGCAACTACACAAACTGCCACTACACGAATGGCATCACCCGTGTCCTGCATACCTTCATCCTG AGACCCATCAACACGTCAAACGCTGTCACGTTGGCGCACCAAGTGCGCAAATACACTCTAGAGGCTGCTGGCTTCACAGACTCGGTGGATGTGCTCTATGTTGCACAAATGATGGAGAAGTTTATGGAATATGTCAGACAGCTGGAAGAG TTGCCAGGTGTGCTGGTCGAGATGGGCAGTAACCTGATGCAGGTGGATGACCAGATCCTTGCTCTGGCCCAGAGGGAGAAGAGAGCCTGCAGCTCCATCGTGGGCTCTCTGGAGTCTCTGGCCTGGCCTCAACTGCACAGCCATGCTCAGGACTTTTCCATG GTTTCAAGGAACATTGTCATGGAAGCCCATTTAATCCGACCAGCCCACTTCACTGGCATAACCTGCACTGCATATGAGCGCCGTGAACTCTCAACGGCTGCTGTGGGAATGGAAATGACGGCGTTCACACATGAACAACAACTTCGTTTTCGCTGCAGCACGGGTTCCCATAACACTTCTCTGAACAATTTTCCCCTCAAG AATTCAGTAGCCGTGGCCTCTGTGACACTCCCTGCTACTTTGTTTCCTGCTGATGCGCCTCCAGACTGCAAACTGCAGTTTGTGGCCTTCCGAAGTGGAAGCTTTTTCCCTCTGACTGGGAATTCAAGCAACAGCGCAGGACACTCTCGAAGGCGCAGTGTCAACACTCCGGTCATCTATGTGGGCCTGG ACGGCTGCAGTATGTGGAACCACTCAGAGCCTGTCTGGGTGTCACTCCGCCACTTGTCCCCAGGAAGTGATGCAGTGGCGGCCCAGTGGAGTCCGAAGACACTGAACAAACATGGAGGCTGGAGCCCAGAGGGTTGCCAGCTAGTCCACAGTGACAGCAGCACCTCTACAATGCGCTGCTCTCTGCTTAGCAACTATGCTGTGCTGCAG GAGGTGCCTGACTTTCCCAACTCTTCACCCCTTTCCGTGAGGGTGCTCCACCCTGTGGTGTATGCGTGTACTGCACTTCTGCTCCTTTGTCtcttcaccatcatcatcactcACATACTACACCACAG TTCCATTCACGTTTCAAGAAAAAGCTGGCACACATTACTGAATACTTGCTTCcacatcgccatgacaacagccATCTACGTAGGAGGAATAAGCCTGACCAGCTACCCGATTGTTTGTCAAGCA GTGGGCATCGCCCTGCACTACTCCTCTCTGTCAACCCTGCTGTGGATCGGTGTTAGTGCCAGGGTAATCTATAAAGAAGCTATGTGGAGAATGCCGTTGGCACCAGAAGGGGATTCCACTCTTCCGCCTACTCAGCGACCTATGCTCAG GTTCTATTTGATAGCCGGTGGAGTTCCTCTCATCATTTGTGGGATCACTGCAGCTGTCAATGTCAGCAACTATGGAGACAACAGCCCTTA CTGCTGGCTGGTGTGGCGCCCCAGCCTGGGGGCTTTCTTTGTCCCAGCAGGCCTCGTATTGTTGGTGACCTGGATCTACTTCCTGTGCACCGTCTTCTGCCTGCGGCACCGTCCAGCCAAGGAATGCACAGGAACCGCACCGTCTTCTCCTGTGACCGAGAGCCAGCCTGCGCTGGCAGGAAGCATCAGCCTCCTGTCCACAGACTCAGCTGTGGCTCCTCTAAATTCCAGCGCGGCTTCAGAGGACCAGTACTCGCTAAAGACgcagtttttaattttggctgCCACCCACTTCCTGTTCGTGGTGCTGTGGTGTTGCGGCGCCATGGCCGTGTTCCTGACTGGGCACGCTAGCTTGTTGTTTAGTTCGCTTTACGGAATGGTGGCCAGCGCCCTGGGGGTGTTCTTGGTGGCGCACCACTGCTTCCGTCGTGCGGACGTGCAGGCCTCGTGGCTGCCGTGCTGCCCGGGTCacggcgccgcccgccccgcgtCGACCTACGCGCACGCTTGCGCAACGGGAAGCGGCGCGCGGTCCTCCGAGCGGGAATCCCAGCTTTACATCAACTGCCACCAACCCGGCGACTCGCACAACTCGTCGTCGACGCCGAGCGCCATCAGCAGCGTCGGACCCGGGCCCTGCAAGCTCACCAACCTGCTGCAGGTGACGCAAGATGCTCTGAGCGACGCCTCGCGGGCCGCTGCCGGTATCAACGCCGGCACCAGTACTGACAATGTCGCCAAGGCGTCGAACAATATTTTCCCCGGCGTTCACGCTTCGGTGCCAGTGCATCCTCAGAGGAGGAAAGTGAACAGCAGGACTAAACAAGGCAGTAGCCAGTATCACCATCGGGGTGACGGCAGAGGTCACTATCGTCTCAAAGCTTTAAGGACAGCGGGAGGCGGGGGCAGCCTCGGCGCTTTGGGTCCAGCGGCGCATAAACAAGCCACCAGCGAGAACGGGAGCGTCCATCACAGCCTCCCGGAGAGCCGCGCGGGCCCGCCGAGCAACGGAAAGCGCGCGGGCCAATCGGTGGCCACCAGCCCTTCGGAAGGCAGCGACGGGGGAAGCAGCGGCACCCGCAAGCCTTACCCTCTCCTCCCCTCCATTGCCAGCAGGGTGACCATGAATGGCGCGCACCGGCGATGCATCAGCAGGGACAATTTGAAGCTGGCGGCCGCTTCAGAGCGGGAGGCCAAACGCTGTTCGTACCCTTTAAACAGCATCACCACAACGGTGCCGGGCGCTGCAGCCCCAAACGGCACCCTGAAGAACTCGGTTCGAGAGCTGGAGCACGACATGAGCGGCACAGATCACTCCCAAAGTTCGGTGGGAGTGAAGAGTAGTTTGTGGAAGAGCGAAACCACTGTGTAA